From the Leptospira sp. WS60.C2 genome, one window contains:
- a CDS encoding class I SAM-dependent methyltransferase — protein sequence MSENLYTQKISIQDEMPRLSAQANLLKLLLEPYLDSIEYEKEVGTALDAGAGPGVLTSFLVKKNPNLKWSACDISEDMVQYCKLVYPKVDWKVSDVRSLDYPDNHFDFIFNSMVLIHIKEPEKALKEFYRVLKPGGKVLIHCPNDKTFTGPPVLLDMVAKHATIHPADRFVMEKVPKIMEDLGFQLKHRTDFIASNDGNDDKPIVEYPKIHLGMMTGWSMMSFMGHPEGMQDLYSKLQSEYMSNRVKFTIKLETHLYQK from the coding sequence TTGAGCGAAAACCTTTATACACAAAAAATTTCCATCCAGGATGAGATGCCCAGGTTATCTGCACAGGCGAACCTTCTCAAACTCTTATTGGAGCCCTATTTAGATTCCATCGAATACGAAAAAGAAGTGGGAACCGCACTCGATGCAGGAGCGGGTCCAGGGGTTCTCACCAGTTTTCTTGTGAAGAAAAATCCCAACCTCAAATGGTCAGCTTGTGACATCTCCGAGGATATGGTGCAATATTGCAAACTCGTCTATCCAAAAGTAGACTGGAAGGTCTCCGATGTACGGTCTCTAGATTACCCAGACAATCATTTTGATTTTATTTTCAACTCGATGGTTCTAATTCACATCAAAGAACCAGAAAAAGCATTAAAAGAATTCTACCGTGTGTTAAAACCAGGAGGAAAGGTTCTCATCCATTGTCCCAACGACAAAACCTTTACAGGACCTCCTGTTCTTTTGGATATGGTAGCAAAACATGCAACCATCCATCCAGCGGATCGGTTTGTGATGGAAAAAGTCCCAAAGATCATGGAAGACTTAGGGTTCCAATTGAAACATAGAACAGATTTCATTGCATCCAATGATGGCAATGATGACAAACCGATCGTAGAATATCCCAAAATTCATTTGGGTATGATGACTGGTTGGTCTATGATGTCCTTTATGGGCCATCCAGAAGGGATGCAGGATCTTTACTCCAAATTGCAGTCAGAGTATATGTCCAATCGTGTGAAATTCACGATCAAATTAGAAACGCATTTATACCAAAAATAA
- a CDS encoding LIC_13355 family lipoprotein produces MKANHQLTFFCFIFLWIVSCKPSASSSDETLAALIPLLGSSAATANLCPKSAPPSDIFLANTIVSASSSISGFSDPTKAINGVCGAGELAGSLDVYALEKTGAGASMILSWGGRIVKNVADYDFIIYDNSFRISSDTNTYAMDPSVVQVSFDGNKFCGFNPSYTGNSGTINQMASWTKFGGLRPVYYNMTTNPLSNEDLFLDPRTDGFLIGGGDGFDLDDLNASDPNDVSCEPADVTYIQTNGFKFIKITSASAVDNPSTPGSKFPWPPGSYNGSDVDGVVARELQ; encoded by the coding sequence ATGAAAGCAAATCACCAACTTACTTTTTTCTGTTTCATCTTTTTGTGGATCGTTTCCTGCAAACCATCTGCTTCTTCTTCCGACGAAACTTTGGCGGCTCTCATTCCCTTACTCGGAAGCAGTGCCGCTACAGCGAACCTCTGTCCAAAATCCGCACCTCCCTCCGATATCTTTTTGGCAAATACCATCGTGAGTGCCTCATCAAGTATTTCTGGATTTTCGGATCCAACAAAAGCAATCAATGGAGTTTGTGGGGCTGGAGAACTGGCGGGTTCGTTGGATGTGTATGCACTCGAAAAAACAGGTGCTGGTGCAAGTATGATCCTAAGTTGGGGCGGACGGATTGTGAAGAATGTGGCCGACTATGATTTTATCATCTACGATAATAGCTTTCGTATCTCAAGCGACACTAATACCTATGCGATGGACCCCTCCGTGGTCCAAGTCTCCTTTGATGGAAACAAATTCTGCGGTTTTAATCCTAGTTATACGGGTAACAGTGGAACGATCAACCAAATGGCCAGCTGGACAAAGTTTGGTGGATTAAGACCGGTTTACTACAATATGACCACCAATCCATTGTCAAACGAAGATTTATTCTTAGATCCTCGGACTGATGGTTTCCTCATCGGTGGAGGTGATGGATTTGATTTAGATGATTTGAATGCTAGTGATCCTAACGATGTTAGTTGTGAACCTGCAGACGTAACCTATATCCAAACCAATGGCTTTAAATTTATCAAAATTACCTCTGCAAGTGCTGTAGATAATCCAAGCACACCAGGTTCCAAATTCCCATGGCCTCCCGGAAGTTACAATGGAAGTGATGTCGATGGAGTGGTGGCACGCGAACTCCAGTGA
- a CDS encoding histidine kinase, translating to MNQKAPIIIGEYHIIPENLPADGQLRLVFQPIDMTTYWRRCGLTANFVAGFYSYCYEESETKANSLSTIINELLENASKFSKAREGRINVELKQYGNLLRIDVLNVASKTLRDSFEFFVNKLISENVEEMYFSTLETKEDGDTKSGLGLLMMLKDYPVRFGYSFTEIDADTHEITVRAIINVEEI from the coding sequence TTGAATCAAAAGGCACCTATCATCATCGGTGAATACCACATCATTCCAGAGAATTTGCCTGCGGATGGTCAATTGCGATTGGTTTTCCAACCGATCGACATGACGACCTACTGGAGGAGATGTGGACTCACAGCCAATTTCGTTGCTGGTTTTTATTCTTATTGTTACGAAGAAAGTGAGACCAAAGCCAATTCGCTTTCCACCATCATCAATGAACTATTAGAAAATGCCTCCAAATTCTCCAAAGCGAGAGAGGGCAGAATCAATGTGGAATTAAAACAATACGGAAATCTTTTAAGAATTGATGTTTTAAATGTGGCGTCAAAAACCTTAAGAGATAGTTTTGAGTTTTTCGTGAACAAACTCATATCAGAAAATGTGGAGGAGATGTATTTTTCTACACTCGAAACCAAAGAAGATGGTGATACCAAGTCTGGACTTGGACTGTTAATGATGCTAAAGGACTATCCTGTTCGTTTTGGTTATAGTTTCACTGAGATCGATGCCGATACTCATGAAATCACGGTAAGAGCAATTATCAACGTAGAAGAGATATAA
- a CDS encoding lysophospholipid acyltransferase family protein: protein MFYYVGRSIGFVLMWIVVKPMRLKYGNKKVEIQDDFVLRQLNGKSAIFISNHIKPRNKLLRLITMPYDAYVIRGVLKRYGIYTTALTSYDSGMANKGRKSKWLRRKEQVVKGIVKSIDLIPLNRNESDPATIKDFQRRIKKGNLGIGIFPEGSWYRGFRKSRKLYPGMVVLSKRYNLPIVPLYLDAYNLNKPIRLSVGNPVWQVNDTTEVMGVIKTELIRLNQLTKKQVSIASQSKEELNLVSTEIVSEDNDGMEMSTSAS from the coding sequence ATGTTTTATTATGTCGGAAGATCTATAGGATTTGTTTTGATGTGGATCGTAGTGAAACCCATGCGACTCAAATATGGAAACAAAAAAGTAGAGATTCAAGACGATTTCGTTTTACGACAGTTAAACGGAAAATCTGCGATATTCATTTCGAATCATATCAAACCAAGAAATAAATTATTAAGATTGATTACTATGCCTTACGATGCTTATGTCATTCGCGGTGTCCTTAAACGGTATGGCATTTATACCACAGCACTTACCAGTTATGATTCTGGAATGGCAAACAAGGGTAGAAAATCAAAATGGCTTCGAAGAAAAGAACAAGTTGTAAAAGGGATTGTGAAATCAATCGATCTCATCCCTCTGAATCGAAATGAATCAGATCCAGCCACAATCAAAGATTTCCAAAGACGAATCAAAAAAGGGAATTTAGGAATTGGAATTTTTCCAGAGGGATCCTGGTATAGGGGATTTCGAAAGTCTCGGAAACTCTATCCTGGCATGGTGGTTCTTAGCAAACGATACAATTTACCAATTGTTCCCTTGTATCTCGATGCATATAATTTAAACAAACCCATTCGTTTGTCTGTCGGAAATCCTGTTTGGCAAGTAAATGACACAACAGAAGTGATGGGTGTGATTAAAACCGAACTCATTCGTTTGAACCAATTGACGAAAAAACAAGTGAGTATAGCCAGTCAATCAAAAGAAGAATTGAATCTAGTATCAACGGAGATAGTGTCAGAGGATAATGACGGGATGGAAATGTCAACAAGCGCTAGTTAG